The following proteins are encoded in a genomic region of Gossypium hirsutum isolate 1008001.06 chromosome D05, Gossypium_hirsutum_v2.1, whole genome shotgun sequence:
- the LOC107905504 gene encoding tRNA (adenine(58)-N(1))-methyltransferase non-catalytic subunit trm6 → MSENKPESGPTVNPRVTWEGCSVLLDINDGDRLVFARLSAGSTLKIGNKTFSLQPLIGCPFGSLFQVESGKEKPYLSRFIPPTEENNVQDEGGCQLQEESRDNRAIIDNNQAQSLTGDDIDAMRREGATGNEIVEALIANSATFDKKTQFSQEKYRLKKQKKYAPRVLLRRPFSRSICEAYFKKYPARIGFLRVDALSLLLSMANVTANSDVLVLDMVGGLVIGAVAERLGGTGSVCNTYLGGKPYPMEIIRMFNFNNEICKRVLRCSVNDLCAVQNETSEQVSQHEDVCTMESQSDEKISLSVSTEEVHLSSKNGVSDLVPENELSTTGKTCKTPKAGEKAPKEAIQSWKENGFSSLIIAAPEQDAWSLVKDLLPLLTYSAPFAIYHQYLQPLATCMNNLQLEKMAIGLQLSEPWLREYQVLPSRTHPCMQMSGSGGYILSGTRAYSNTSQS, encoded by the exons ATGTCCGAAAATAAACCTGAATCGGGTCCAACTGTAAATCCTAGAGTAACCTGGGAAGGTTGCAGCGTATTGCTCGACATTAACGACGGCGATCGTCTTGTTTTCGCTCGTCTCTCTGCCGGCTC GACCTTGAAAATTGGGAATAAGACATTCTCTTTGCAGCCATTGATTGGATGTCCCTTTGGGTCTCTGTTTCAAGTTGAAAGCGGAAAGGAAAAGCCTTACCTTTCCCGCTTTATTCCACCCACCGAAG AGaataatgttcaagatgaaggaGGTTGTCAATTACAAGAAGAATCCCGTGACAACCGAGCAATAATTGATAATAATCAAGCTCAAAGCCTCACCGGTGATGATATAGATGCAATGCGGAG AGAGGGGGCAACGGGGAATGAAATTGTTGAGGCCCTCATTGCTAACAGTGCAACTTTCGATAAGAAAACACAGTTCTCACAA GAAAAATATAGGCTTAAGAAGCAAAAGAAATATGCGCCCAGAGTGCTTCTTAGACGACCATTTTCTAGAAG TATATGTGAGGCATACTTTAAGAAATATCCAGCTCGAATCGG ATTTTTGCGAGTGGATGCTTTATCTTTGTTGCTATCAATGGCTAATGTTACTGCAAACTCGGATGTCCTTGTCCTGGATATGGTTGGTGGACTTGTTATTGGTGCTGTGGCAGAGCGTTTAGGAG GTACAGGTAGTGTGTGCAATACTTATCTTGGGGGGAAACCCTATCCTATGGAGATAATAAGGATGTTCAACTTCAATAATGAAATTTGCAAGAG AGTTTTGCGGTGTTCAGTCAATGACCTTTGTGCAGTCCAAAATGAAACCAGTGAGCAAGTCAGCCAACATGAAGATGTCTGTACTATGGAGAGTCAATCTGAT GAGAAAATATCCTTATCAGTTAGCACCGAAGAGGTTCATCTTTCATCCAAGAATGGTGTTTCGGATCTTGTTCCTGAGAATGAACTTTCTACCACAGGCAAAACTTGCAAAACCCCAAAAGCTGGGGAAAAAGCACCAAAAGAAGCAATTCAATCATGGAAAGAAAATGGTTTCTCCAG CCTAATTATTGCTGCACCGGAGCAGGATGCCTGGAGCTTAGTTAAGGATTTGCTGCCCCTTCTAACATACTCAGCTCCTTTTGCAATCTATCACCAGTATCTGCAG CCTCTTGCAACATGCATGAACAATCTACAACTTGAGAAAATGGCAATTGGGTTGCAACTTTCAGAACCTTGGTTACGGGAATATCAG GTACTTCCATCAAGAACCCATCCCTgcatgcagatgagtggatcaggCGGCTACATCCTAAGTGGTACTCGGGC